A portion of the Carettochelys insculpta isolate YL-2023 chromosome 26, ASM3395843v1, whole genome shotgun sequence genome contains these proteins:
- the LOC142001744 gene encoding interleukin-20-like — translation MKVCLSLCLLSATCWLYLMPTTGKKIFQSGPCMISMNVKEIRARFTAIKETIQARDTVRTISILSYPYSLHKINSTDRCCIIHHLLRFYVDMVFRHCKTEDSQINRKISSIANYFLSIKNTFKQCHEQNACSCGEQAIEKYKQILANYGQMNITSAAMKSLGELDILLDWMEKVY, via the exons ATGAAGGtctgcctctccctctgcctcctttcTGCAACATGCTGGTTGTATCTGATGCCAACAACTGGGAAGAAAATCTTTCAATCTGGACCCTGTATGATTTCCATGAATGTTAAGGAAATCAGAGCCAGATTCACAGCCATCAAAGAAACGATT CAAGCCAGAGACACCGTCCGAACCATAAGCATTCTATCATACCCATACTCCCTGCATAAAATCAAT TCTACAGACAGATGCTGCATCATCCACCACCTTTTAAGATTCTATGTGGACATGGTCTTCAGGCACTGCAAAACTGAGGATTCTCAGATCAACCGGAAAATCAGCAGCATAGCCAACTATTTCCTCAGTATCAAGAACACATTCAAACAATGT CATGAACAAAATGCATGCAGTTGTGGAGAGCAAGCAATAGAGAAATATAAACAAATTCTTGCCAATTATGGACAG ATGAACATCACTTCTGCAGCAATGAAATCCCTCGGGGAGCTGGATATCCTACTAGACTGGATGGAGAAGGTTTATTAG